Within the Balneola sp. MJW-20 genome, the region AAAAGATGAGATCTTTATCAGATTGAACATTGACCATCCTTTCCAGGATGAGCTGGATATTTTGAATGAGGATCATCCATTAGAAATCAATAAACGAAAATCTGATGATGAATTCCTTGTTCTGGAGTTGAAAAATGGCGGGATCTGGTTTGATATCGAAATGGATAAGGTCAAAGATATCTGGATATCCGAATACGTCTATGAGATCAGAAGTAAGAATTCAAGATTTCTCAAATATAGCATTCGAGATCTCTCTCATACCATCGAATGGCTGCAGGAGGATGAGCAGAGTGGTGAGATAAACTCATTGAGTAATTTTACCAAGAAATTTACGCCGGCCAGTATTGCACTTGAAGAATCGTATTCCGCTGATGAAATATTACAATGTGCGGATATGATTGGGAAGGCCATTCATAAGATCGATCTGAGATCCAGATCCGCACTGATCAAACTTAATACGGAAGAAGGCCGTTTAGAACATCTGATCATGGAAATCGCAGACAGACTCGGTTATGAGATCAGTGCACTGGAAGAATCGGAGCTGACGAATGTCCGGAAGAGTGGCGGTATCGCCAGCCACTCGATCCGGTTAAAAAGATGATAGTCTGAGAGTTATTTTAGTTCAGCTTTCTTGTTTCCAGAAGATAATTCCTCCGGCCTGTTTACCGGTTTCTATATAATCTACCCTTTCCAGCTTTTGAAGGTCAATAACATCTACTGACCCTGCCTCTCCGCCAATACCTTCAACCGAAAGGAAGGCGTACCGGTTATCTGATGAGATAGCAACTCCATGCGTAATTTTACGACTGTTAGGTATCTTGGCCAGTTCTTTTCCACTCTCCAGATCCCAGATTCCGGTGGCAGCCTCCCCTTTATAACTTACCACAAGTAGCTTTCCATCGTGGCTTACTTCCAGATTATACGGGGCCTTCCCTGAATCCCAGCGCCTGGTTACTTCCCATTTGCCGGTATCGATCTCCAGGATCTCACTGGATCCGTTAGCTGCTACGTAGACCAGAGGTTTACTGGGATGCGGGTCCGCCCAGGTAGGTTTTTCTACCGGGTTATGCATCATTTCCTTCTGCATACTCATGCCGCTTTGTTGATCCATACCGGCATGCATTGCTGAATGACTGCTCTCGCCCAATGGAAGGCGTCGGGACACTTCCATGAGTTCAGTATCGATCTCTATGAGTTCGTCCGTCATCATGGATACATGATACTGTCTCGTTCCGTCAGCATTCATTCTGGATCCGTGAGGCATGATCCCGGTCGGGATTTCCGTGATCACTTCCATGATCTCGGGATCGATTACCGAAACAGTGCTCGGTACCATATCTCCGTGCAGATTGAAATTAACGATGTATAAAAAGCCGGTAGAGCTGGATACTTCCATACTTGCAGGAAACATTCCCAGCGGTGCTTCAGCCACTAACTTTCCGGTTTCGGCTTCGATCTTTTGCAGGTATCCATATGGGTTTCCGTGTGCAATGGAGACAAAGATATGTTCTCCATCAGCTGATACATTGATACCATGGGGCCCGTCATTTTCAGCAGGATATTTACCAACCTCAATATCTCTGACGATCTCGCCTTCACCGCTCTGAGCATCAAAGCGGATCAGGCTGACTTCATCTTCAGACTCGG harbors:
- a CDS encoding YncE family protein, which codes for MRVLFLLLTSLLFSITSLNAQQYYVYVTAESEDEVSLIRFDAQSGEGEIVRDIEVGKYPAENDGPHGINVSADGEHIFVSIAHGNPYGYLQKIEAETGKLVAEAPLGMFPASMEVSSSTGFLYIVNFNLHGDMVPSTVSVIDPEIMEVITEIPTGIMPHGSRMNADGTRQYHVSMMTDELIEIDTELMEVSRRLPLGESSHSAMHAGMDQQSGMSMQKEMMHNPVEKPTWADPHPSKPLVYVAANGSSEILEIDTGKWEVTRRWDSGKAPYNLEVSHDGKLLVVSYKGEAATGIWDLESGKELAKIPNSRKITHGVAISSDNRYAFLSVEGIGGEAGSVDVIDLQKLERVDYIETGKQAGGIIFWKQES